A genomic window from Denticeps clupeoides chromosome 11, fDenClu1.1, whole genome shotgun sequence includes:
- the aak1a gene encoding AP2-associated protein kinase 1 isoform X10 has translation MKKFFDSRRELVSSGPGSGAGGGGSGSGGGGSGGSFVGRVFTIGRYQVTVEETVAEGGFAIVFLVRTHQGVRCALKRMYVNNEHDLQVCKCEIQIMRDLVGHKNIVGFLDSSITAVGSGDVWEVLILMDFCRGGQVVNLMNQRLQTGFSEQEVLQIFCDTCDAVARLHQCKSPIIHRDLKVENILLHDRGHYVLCDFGSATKRFQNPQTEGVPAVEEEIKKYTTLSYRAPEMVNLYSGKVITTKADIWALGCLLYKLCYFTLPFGESQVAICDGSFTIPDNSRYSQDMHCLIRYMLEPDPENRPDIYQVSYFAFKLASRDCPIQNVHNAPIPTKLPEPIRASEAMAKKSQTKARLTDPVPTTETSIAPRQRPKAGQAQPITGMLPIQPALTPRKRANVAPGSTQPISVSIGTAQPVPNVQPQKPQTQQMPTAQQATPTPSQATPQLFAKQSQGGAFFSAQQQQQVQSLCPQQQCLAAQAPIYVSTSAQPKAMPVAPVSPMQHPTVSITQPPCPQHTSDPEATQPGRGVHKVGSLTPPSSPKTAPRGGHRRILSDVTHSAVFGVPVSKSTQLLQAAAIEASLNKSKSASTTPSGSPCSSQQSVYQPADGSAPSAPVTAGVQPTWNPFGDDNFSKLTAEELLNKDFAKLADGKPAERSSSSTENLILGLQPAPNSSVGTKGFPQSTAAKGEMCVDSLIPGLDAPLPQRQPELVGACLPDLKGETNGYSALSDGSDAIALVNSVIDGCLHSSEEEEGGREDEDPQLSLSGAEICIHDCSSSQLLLLDSDEEEEHGPGTADSLTASQQPSKAPPTVPQSSVPQQQPHDGTTHTLQSILGQTDADVFSKAPFLVEQEKERGEEEEADVFAKAPFLRAPPPLQQQPDVFLQAPFGRKKNSKVVPASQPRVQQPHLNPMGHPAGTEAALFPLVAPNPPFHRQALAKYSRHFEASLPLQSATSTIGHSPAPVSGSKPAGTASAGLTHSWTSELSSPDPFISAPFHLKGPQENPQ, from the exons gtggCTTTGCCATTGTCTTCTTGGTGCGAACACACCAGGGGGTGCGCTGTGCCCTTAAGAGGATGTACGTCAACAACGAGCATGACCTTCAGGTCTGCAAGTGCGAGATCCAGATCATG AGGGATCTTGTTGGCCATAAGAACATTGTTGGTTTCTTGGACTCCAGCATCACAGCAGTAGGATCAGGAGATGTGTGGGAGGTTCTCATACTTATGGACTTCTGCCGTG GTGGGCAGGTGGTGAACCTGATGAACCAGCGACTGCAGACGGGTTTCAGTGAACAGGAGGTGCTGCAGATTTTCTGTGACACCTGCGATGCTGTGGCACGCTTGCACCAGTGCAAGAGCCCCATCATCCACCGGGACCTGAAG GTGGAGAATATCTTGCTCCATGACAGAGGCCATTACGTCCTCTGCGATTTTGGCAGTGCCACAAAAAGGTTCCAGAATCCCCAAACTGAGGGGGTGCCAGCTGTGGAAGAGGAAATCAAGAA ATACACAACCTTATCATACCGCGCCCCAGAAATGGTCAACCTCTACAGCGGAAAGGTCATCACCACCAAGGCTGACATTTGG GCCTTGGGCTGCTTGCTCTATAAGCTGTGCTACTTCACATTGCCCTTTGGAGAGAGCCAGGTTGCTATTTGTGATGGCAGCTTCACCATCCCAGACAATTCCCGCTACTCTCAAGATATGCACTGCCTCATCC GATATATGCTGGAGCCTGACCCTGAAAATAGACCAGATATATACCAGGTGTCCTACTTCGCCTTTAAGCTGGCCAGCCGGGACTGTCCCATCCAGAACGTGCAT AATGCACCCATACCCACAAAACTCCCTGAGCCAATCAGAGCCAGCGAAGCTATGGCAAAGAAGAGTCAGACAAAAGCAAG ACTCACAGACCCCGTTCCCACAACAGAGACCTCCATTGCGCCGCGCCAACGCCCCAAAGCAGGACAGgcgcagccaatcacaggcaTGCTCCCTATCCAGCCCGCCCTCACTCCACGCAAGAGAGCCAATGTGGCGCCTGGCTCCACCCAACCCATCA GTGTAAGCATTGGTACTGCACAGCCGGTCCCTAATGTCCAACCACAAAAACCACAGACACAGCAGATGCCCACTGCACAgcaggccacacccactcctTCGCAGGCCACGCCTCAGCTGTTTGCGAAGCAGTCACAGGGAGGAGCTTTCTTCAgtgcccagcagcagcag CAGGTGCAGAGTCTGTGCCCCCAGCAGCAATGTCTGGCTGCGCAAGCCCCTATCTACGTGTCTACGTCTGCGCAGCCCAAAGCTATGCCTGTTGCTCCAGTATCCCCCATGCAGCATCCAACCGTGTCTATTACTCAACCCCCATGCCCCCAGCATACATCAGACCCCGAAGCCACG CAGCCAGGGCGTGGAGTCCACAAGGTGGGTTCACTAACTCCGCCCTCTTCTCCGAAGACAGCCCCACGTGGCGGTCACAGGCGAATCCTGAGTGATGTGACCCACAGCGCGGTGTTTGGTGTCCCTGTGAGCAAGTCCACCCAGCTTTTGCAGGCCGCAGCCATTGAGGCTAGCCTCAACAAGTCAAA gTCAGCCAGCACTACCCCATCTGGTTCCCCATGCTCATCCCAGCAGAGTGTATACCAGCCTGCAGATGGCAGTGCCCCCTCTGCCCCTGTCACTGCTGGTGTCCAGCCCACCTGGAATCCCTTTGGTGATGACAACTTCTCCAAACTCACTGCTGAGGAACTGCTCAACAAGGATTTCGCCAAGCTTGCtgatg GCAAGCCTGCAGAGAGGTCATCTTCGTCTACAGAGAACCTCATCCTTGGGCTCCAGCCAGCACCCAATTCATCTGTAGGCACCAAGGGCTTCCCCCAGAGCACAG CTGCTAAAGGAGAGATGTGTGTGGACTCCCTGATTCCCGGACTGGATGCACCTCTCCCCCAGAGACAGCCGGAGTTGGTGGGAGCCTGCCTGCCAG ACCTGAAAGGAGAGACCAATGGCTACTCAGCGCTTTCAGATGGCAGTGATGCGATCGCACTGGTGAACAGTGTCATCGACGGCTGCCTTCATTcaagtgaggaagaggaggggggtcGTGAGGATGAAGACCCGCAGCTGAGCTTAAGCGGTGCGGAAATCTGCATTCACGACTGCAGCAGCTCCCAGCTCCTGTTGCTGGACTCCGATGAAGAGGAAGAACACGGCCCGGGCACTGCCGATTCCCTCACAGCCTCCCAGCAGCCCTCAAAGGCTCCTCCCACTGTCCCACAATCCTCTGTGCCCCAACAGCAGCCCCATGATGgcaccactcacacactccagaGCATTCTGGGCCAGACAGACGCCGATGTGTTCTCTAAAGCCCCCTTTCTTGTTgagcaggagaaggagagaggggaggaagaggaagccgATGTATTTGCAAAAGCCCCCTTTCTTCGGGCTCCACCCCCTTTACAGCAGCAACCAGACGTTTTCCTTCAAGCTCCCTTTGGGCGGAAGAAGAATTCCAAGGTTGTCCCAGCGTCCCAGCCCAGGGTTCAGCAGCCCCATTTAAACCCCATGGGCCACCCTGCAGGCACAGAGGCAGCGCTGTTCCCTCTAGTAGCACCCAACCCACCTTTTCACCGCCAGGCCCTGGCTAAATACTCCAGACACTTCGAGGCGTCGCTGCCACTCCAGTCGGCCACAAGCACCATTGGCCATTCGCCAGCTCCGGTTTCAGGGAGCAAGCCGGCAGGGACTGCCTCTGCCGGACTCACGCACTCCTGGACATCGGAACTGAGCTCGCCTGATCCATTCATCTCCGCACCCTTCCACCTGAAGGGCCCTCAGGAGAACCCTCAGTGA
- the aak1a gene encoding AP2-associated protein kinase 1 isoform X4 — protein MKKFFDSRRELVSSGPGSGAGGGGSGSGGGGSGGSFVGRVFTIGRYQVTVEETVAEGGFAIVFLVRTHQGVRCALKRMYVNNEHDLQVCKCEIQIMRDLVGHKNIVGFLDSSITAVGSGDVWEVLILMDFCRGGQVVNLMNQRLQTGFSEQEVLQIFCDTCDAVARLHQCKSPIIHRDLKVENILLHDRGHYVLCDFGSATKRFQNPQTEGVPAVEEEIKKYTTLSYRAPEMVNLYSGKVITTKADIWALGCLLYKLCYFTLPFGESQVAICDGSFTIPDNSRYSQDMHCLIRYMLEPDPENRPDIYQVSYFAFKLASRDCPIQNVHNAPIPTKLPEPIRASEAMAKKSQTKARLTDPVPTTETSIAPRQRPKAGQAQPITGMLPIQPALTPRKRANVAPGSTQPISVSIGTAQPVPNVQPQKPQTQQMPTAQQATPTPSQATPQLFAKQSQGGAFFSAQQQQQVQSLCPQQQCLAAQAPIYVSTSAQPKAMPVAPVSPMQHPTVSITQPPCPQHTSDPEATQPGRGVHKVGSLTPPSSPKTAPRGGHRRILSDVTHSAVFGVPVSKSTQLLQAAAIEASLNKSKSASTTPSGSPCSSQQSVYQPADGSAPSAPVTAGVQPTWNPFGDDNFSKLTAEELLNKDFAKLADGKPAERSSSSTENLILGLQPAPNSSVGTKGFPQSTAAKGEMCVDSLIPGLDAPLPQRQPELVGACLPDVLAGGDSLLGCSLLASPPSSATSSFCTSAAPCLDEFGPTSLGAGQPMADSAYLISGFESAEGGEKGPEDQFDPIPVLISKNSNQDLKGETNGYSALSDGSDAIALVNSVIDGCLHSSEEEEGGREDEDPQLSLSGAEICIHDCSSSQLLLLDSDEEEEHGPGTADSLTASQQPSKAPPTVPQSSVPQQQPHDGTTHTLQSILGQTDADVFSKAPFLVEQEKERGEEEEADVFAKAPFLRAPPPLQQQPDVFLQAPFGRKKNSKVVPASQPRVQQPHLNPMGHPAGTEAALFPLVAPNPPFHRQALAKYSRHFEASLPLQSATSTIGHSPAPVSGSKPAGTASAGLTHSWTSELSSPDPFISAPFHLKGPQENPQ, from the exons gtggCTTTGCCATTGTCTTCTTGGTGCGAACACACCAGGGGGTGCGCTGTGCCCTTAAGAGGATGTACGTCAACAACGAGCATGACCTTCAGGTCTGCAAGTGCGAGATCCAGATCATG AGGGATCTTGTTGGCCATAAGAACATTGTTGGTTTCTTGGACTCCAGCATCACAGCAGTAGGATCAGGAGATGTGTGGGAGGTTCTCATACTTATGGACTTCTGCCGTG GTGGGCAGGTGGTGAACCTGATGAACCAGCGACTGCAGACGGGTTTCAGTGAACAGGAGGTGCTGCAGATTTTCTGTGACACCTGCGATGCTGTGGCACGCTTGCACCAGTGCAAGAGCCCCATCATCCACCGGGACCTGAAG GTGGAGAATATCTTGCTCCATGACAGAGGCCATTACGTCCTCTGCGATTTTGGCAGTGCCACAAAAAGGTTCCAGAATCCCCAAACTGAGGGGGTGCCAGCTGTGGAAGAGGAAATCAAGAA ATACACAACCTTATCATACCGCGCCCCAGAAATGGTCAACCTCTACAGCGGAAAGGTCATCACCACCAAGGCTGACATTTGG GCCTTGGGCTGCTTGCTCTATAAGCTGTGCTACTTCACATTGCCCTTTGGAGAGAGCCAGGTTGCTATTTGTGATGGCAGCTTCACCATCCCAGACAATTCCCGCTACTCTCAAGATATGCACTGCCTCATCC GATATATGCTGGAGCCTGACCCTGAAAATAGACCAGATATATACCAGGTGTCCTACTTCGCCTTTAAGCTGGCCAGCCGGGACTGTCCCATCCAGAACGTGCAT AATGCACCCATACCCACAAAACTCCCTGAGCCAATCAGAGCCAGCGAAGCTATGGCAAAGAAGAGTCAGACAAAAGCAAG ACTCACAGACCCCGTTCCCACAACAGAGACCTCCATTGCGCCGCGCCAACGCCCCAAAGCAGGACAGgcgcagccaatcacaggcaTGCTCCCTATCCAGCCCGCCCTCACTCCACGCAAGAGAGCCAATGTGGCGCCTGGCTCCACCCAACCCATCA GTGTAAGCATTGGTACTGCACAGCCGGTCCCTAATGTCCAACCACAAAAACCACAGACACAGCAGATGCCCACTGCACAgcaggccacacccactcctTCGCAGGCCACGCCTCAGCTGTTTGCGAAGCAGTCACAGGGAGGAGCTTTCTTCAgtgcccagcagcagcag CAGGTGCAGAGTCTGTGCCCCCAGCAGCAATGTCTGGCTGCGCAAGCCCCTATCTACGTGTCTACGTCTGCGCAGCCCAAAGCTATGCCTGTTGCTCCAGTATCCCCCATGCAGCATCCAACCGTGTCTATTACTCAACCCCCATGCCCCCAGCATACATCAGACCCCGAAGCCACG CAGCCAGGGCGTGGAGTCCACAAGGTGGGTTCACTAACTCCGCCCTCTTCTCCGAAGACAGCCCCACGTGGCGGTCACAGGCGAATCCTGAGTGATGTGACCCACAGCGCGGTGTTTGGTGTCCCTGTGAGCAAGTCCACCCAGCTTTTGCAGGCCGCAGCCATTGAGGCTAGCCTCAACAAGTCAAA gTCAGCCAGCACTACCCCATCTGGTTCCCCATGCTCATCCCAGCAGAGTGTATACCAGCCTGCAGATGGCAGTGCCCCCTCTGCCCCTGTCACTGCTGGTGTCCAGCCCACCTGGAATCCCTTTGGTGATGACAACTTCTCCAAACTCACTGCTGAGGAACTGCTCAACAAGGATTTCGCCAAGCTTGCtgatg GCAAGCCTGCAGAGAGGTCATCTTCGTCTACAGAGAACCTCATCCTTGGGCTCCAGCCAGCACCCAATTCATCTGTAGGCACCAAGGGCTTCCCCCAGAGCACAG CTGCTAAAGGAGAGATGTGTGTGGACTCCCTGATTCCCGGACTGGATGCACCTCTCCCCCAGAGACAGCCGGAGTTGGTGGGAGCCTGCCTGCCAG atgtTCTGGCTGGAGGGGATTCTCTGTTGGGCTGCTCCCTGCTCGCCTCTCCTCCCTCTTCTGCCACCTCCTCTTTTTGCACCTCAGCAGCCCCATGTCTGGATGAGTTTGGCCCCACCTCTCTAGGTGCTGGACAACCAATGGCAG ACTCTGCTTACCTCATCTCTGGCTTTGAATCAGCCGAGGGCGGGGAGAAGGGCCCAGAAGACCAGTTTGACCCAATCCCCGTCCTCATCTCCAAAAACTCCAACCAAG ACCTGAAAGGAGAGACCAATGGCTACTCAGCGCTTTCAGATGGCAGTGATGCGATCGCACTGGTGAACAGTGTCATCGACGGCTGCCTTCATTcaagtgaggaagaggaggggggtcGTGAGGATGAAGACCCGCAGCTGAGCTTAAGCGGTGCGGAAATCTGCATTCACGACTGCAGCAGCTCCCAGCTCCTGTTGCTGGACTCCGATGAAGAGGAAGAACACGGCCCGGGCACTGCCGATTCCCTCACAGCCTCCCAGCAGCCCTCAAAGGCTCCTCCCACTGTCCCACAATCCTCTGTGCCCCAACAGCAGCCCCATGATGgcaccactcacacactccagaGCATTCTGGGCCAGACAGACGCCGATGTGTTCTCTAAAGCCCCCTTTCTTGTTgagcaggagaaggagagaggggaggaagaggaagccgATGTATTTGCAAAAGCCCCCTTTCTTCGGGCTCCACCCCCTTTACAGCAGCAACCAGACGTTTTCCTTCAAGCTCCCTTTGGGCGGAAGAAGAATTCCAAGGTTGTCCCAGCGTCCCAGCCCAGGGTTCAGCAGCCCCATTTAAACCCCATGGGCCACCCTGCAGGCACAGAGGCAGCGCTGTTCCCTCTAGTAGCACCCAACCCACCTTTTCACCGCCAGGCCCTGGCTAAATACTCCAGACACTTCGAGGCGTCGCTGCCACTCCAGTCGGCCACAAGCACCATTGGCCATTCGCCAGCTCCGGTTTCAGGGAGCAAGCCGGCAGGGACTGCCTCTGCCGGACTCACGCACTCCTGGACATCGGAACTGAGCTCGCCTGATCCATTCATCTCCGCACCCTTCCACCTGAAGGGCCCTCAGGAGAACCCTCAGTGA
- the aak1a gene encoding AP2-associated protein kinase 1 isoform X7, translated as MKKFFDSRRELVSSGPGSGAGGGGSGSGGGGSGGSFVGRVFTIGRYQVTVEETVAEGGFAIVFLVRTHQGVRCALKRMYVNNEHDLQVCKCEIQIMRDLVGHKNIVGFLDSSITAVGSGDVWEVLILMDFCRGGQVVNLMNQRLQTGFSEQEVLQIFCDTCDAVARLHQCKSPIIHRDLKVENILLHDRGHYVLCDFGSATKRFQNPQTEGVPAVEEEIKKYTTLSYRAPEMVNLYSGKVITTKADIWALGCLLYKLCYFTLPFGESQVAICDGSFTIPDNSRYSQDMHCLIRYMLEPDPENRPDIYQVSYFAFKLASRDCPIQNVHNAPIPTKLPEPIRASEAMAKKSQTKARLTDPVPTTETSIAPRQRPKAGQAQPITGMLPIQPALTPRKRANVAPGSTQPISVSIGTAQPVPNVQPQKPQTQQMPTAQQATPTPSQATPQLFAKQSQGGAFFSAQQQQPGRGVHKVGSLTPPSSPKTAPRGGHRRILSDVTHSAVFGVPVSKSTQLLQAAAIEASLNKSKSASTTPSGSPCSSQQSVYQPADGSAPSAPVTAGVQPTWNPFGDDNFSKLTAEELLNKDFAKLADGKPAERSSSSTENLILGLQPAPNSSVGTKGFPQSTEKLIEGLKSPEPSSAASCSSLLLPDLLPLTSDPFISPAESSSNAAKGEMCVDSLIPGLDAPLPQRQPELVGACLPDVLAGGDSLLGCSLLASPPSSATSSFCTSAAPCLDEFGPTSLGAGQPMADSAYLISGFESAEGGEKGPEDQFDPIPVLISKNSNQDLKGETNGYSALSDGSDAIALVNSVIDGCLHSSEEEEGGREDEDPQLSLSGAEICIHDCSSSQLLLLDSDEEEEHGPGTADSLTASQQPSKAPPTVPQSSVPQQQPHDGTTHTLQSILGQTDADVFSKAPFLVEQEKERGEEEEADVFAKAPFLRAPPPLQQQPDVFLQAPFGRKKNSKVVPASQPRVQQPHLNPMGHPAGTEAALFPLVAPNPPFHRQALAKYSRHFEASLPLQSATSTIGHSPAPVSGSKPAGTASAGLTHSWTSELSSPDPFISAPFHLKGPQENPQ; from the exons gtggCTTTGCCATTGTCTTCTTGGTGCGAACACACCAGGGGGTGCGCTGTGCCCTTAAGAGGATGTACGTCAACAACGAGCATGACCTTCAGGTCTGCAAGTGCGAGATCCAGATCATG AGGGATCTTGTTGGCCATAAGAACATTGTTGGTTTCTTGGACTCCAGCATCACAGCAGTAGGATCAGGAGATGTGTGGGAGGTTCTCATACTTATGGACTTCTGCCGTG GTGGGCAGGTGGTGAACCTGATGAACCAGCGACTGCAGACGGGTTTCAGTGAACAGGAGGTGCTGCAGATTTTCTGTGACACCTGCGATGCTGTGGCACGCTTGCACCAGTGCAAGAGCCCCATCATCCACCGGGACCTGAAG GTGGAGAATATCTTGCTCCATGACAGAGGCCATTACGTCCTCTGCGATTTTGGCAGTGCCACAAAAAGGTTCCAGAATCCCCAAACTGAGGGGGTGCCAGCTGTGGAAGAGGAAATCAAGAA ATACACAACCTTATCATACCGCGCCCCAGAAATGGTCAACCTCTACAGCGGAAAGGTCATCACCACCAAGGCTGACATTTGG GCCTTGGGCTGCTTGCTCTATAAGCTGTGCTACTTCACATTGCCCTTTGGAGAGAGCCAGGTTGCTATTTGTGATGGCAGCTTCACCATCCCAGACAATTCCCGCTACTCTCAAGATATGCACTGCCTCATCC GATATATGCTGGAGCCTGACCCTGAAAATAGACCAGATATATACCAGGTGTCCTACTTCGCCTTTAAGCTGGCCAGCCGGGACTGTCCCATCCAGAACGTGCAT AATGCACCCATACCCACAAAACTCCCTGAGCCAATCAGAGCCAGCGAAGCTATGGCAAAGAAGAGTCAGACAAAAGCAAG ACTCACAGACCCCGTTCCCACAACAGAGACCTCCATTGCGCCGCGCCAACGCCCCAAAGCAGGACAGgcgcagccaatcacaggcaTGCTCCCTATCCAGCCCGCCCTCACTCCACGCAAGAGAGCCAATGTGGCGCCTGGCTCCACCCAACCCATCA GTGTAAGCATTGGTACTGCACAGCCGGTCCCTAATGTCCAACCACAAAAACCACAGACACAGCAGATGCCCACTGCACAgcaggccacacccactcctTCGCAGGCCACGCCTCAGCTGTTTGCGAAGCAGTCACAGGGAGGAGCTTTCTTCAgtgcccagcagcagcag CCAGGGCGTGGAGTCCACAAGGTGGGTTCACTAACTCCGCCCTCTTCTCCGAAGACAGCCCCACGTGGCGGTCACAGGCGAATCCTGAGTGATGTGACCCACAGCGCGGTGTTTGGTGTCCCTGTGAGCAAGTCCACCCAGCTTTTGCAGGCCGCAGCCATTGAGGCTAGCCTCAACAAGTCAAA gTCAGCCAGCACTACCCCATCTGGTTCCCCATGCTCATCCCAGCAGAGTGTATACCAGCCTGCAGATGGCAGTGCCCCCTCTGCCCCTGTCACTGCTGGTGTCCAGCCCACCTGGAATCCCTTTGGTGATGACAACTTCTCCAAACTCACTGCTGAGGAACTGCTCAACAAGGATTTCGCCAAGCTTGCtgatg GCAAGCCTGCAGAGAGGTCATCTTCGTCTACAGAGAACCTCATCCTTGGGCTCCAGCCAGCACCCAATTCATCTGTAGGCACCAAGGGCTTCCCCCAGAGCACAG AGAAGCTGATAGAGGGGCTCAAGTCCCCAGAGCCCTCCTCCGCAGCCTCTTGTTCCTCCCTGCTGCTCCCTGACCTTTTACCCCTCACCTCTGACCCCTTCATCAGCCCTGCAGAATCCAGCAGTAATG CTGCTAAAGGAGAGATGTGTGTGGACTCCCTGATTCCCGGACTGGATGCACCTCTCCCCCAGAGACAGCCGGAGTTGGTGGGAGCCTGCCTGCCAG atgtTCTGGCTGGAGGGGATTCTCTGTTGGGCTGCTCCCTGCTCGCCTCTCCTCCCTCTTCTGCCACCTCCTCTTTTTGCACCTCAGCAGCCCCATGTCTGGATGAGTTTGGCCCCACCTCTCTAGGTGCTGGACAACCAATGGCAG ACTCTGCTTACCTCATCTCTGGCTTTGAATCAGCCGAGGGCGGGGAGAAGGGCCCAGAAGACCAGTTTGACCCAATCCCCGTCCTCATCTCCAAAAACTCCAACCAAG ACCTGAAAGGAGAGACCAATGGCTACTCAGCGCTTTCAGATGGCAGTGATGCGATCGCACTGGTGAACAGTGTCATCGACGGCTGCCTTCATTcaagtgaggaagaggaggggggtcGTGAGGATGAAGACCCGCAGCTGAGCTTAAGCGGTGCGGAAATCTGCATTCACGACTGCAGCAGCTCCCAGCTCCTGTTGCTGGACTCCGATGAAGAGGAAGAACACGGCCCGGGCACTGCCGATTCCCTCACAGCCTCCCAGCAGCCCTCAAAGGCTCCTCCCACTGTCCCACAATCCTCTGTGCCCCAACAGCAGCCCCATGATGgcaccactcacacactccagaGCATTCTGGGCCAGACAGACGCCGATGTGTTCTCTAAAGCCCCCTTTCTTGTTgagcaggagaaggagagaggggaggaagaggaagccgATGTATTTGCAAAAGCCCCCTTTCTTCGGGCTCCACCCCCTTTACAGCAGCAACCAGACGTTTTCCTTCAAGCTCCCTTTGGGCGGAAGAAGAATTCCAAGGTTGTCCCAGCGTCCCAGCCCAGGGTTCAGCAGCCCCATTTAAACCCCATGGGCCACCCTGCAGGCACAGAGGCAGCGCTGTTCCCTCTAGTAGCACCCAACCCACCTTTTCACCGCCAGGCCCTGGCTAAATACTCCAGACACTTCGAGGCGTCGCTGCCACTCCAGTCGGCCACAAGCACCATTGGCCATTCGCCAGCTCCGGTTTCAGGGAGCAAGCCGGCAGGGACTGCCTCTGCCGGACTCACGCACTCCTGGACATCGGAACTGAGCTCGCCTGATCCATTCATCTCCGCACCCTTCCACCTGAAGGGCCCTCAGGAGAACCCTCAGTGA